The window TCCCCCTCGACAATGTACAGCTCGCAGCGATTCGGATCCCGCTCAGAGCAGTCGGCCAGCTTGCCCGGCAGTGTCAGGCTCTCCAGGGCGCTCTTGCGGATCACCAGGTCGCGCGCCTTGCGGGCGGCGTCCCGCGCCCGGGCCGAGGTCAGACACTTCTGCACGATGGCCTTGCCCGCCTTCGGGTTCTGCTCGAGAAACTCGCTGAACGCCTCGCCCAGGACCTGTTGGACCTGCGTCTGGGCCTCGGCATTCATCAGCTTCACCTTGGTCTGACTCTCGAACTGGGGATCGCGGTGCTTGACAGAGACGATCGCCGTCAGGCCCTCGCGCGTGTCATCCCCCGAGAAGTTCGAGTCGGCATCCTTCAGCAAGCTGGCCTTGCGGGCGTAGTCGTTGATCGTGCGCGTGATCGCCGCCCGCAGCCCGGTCAAGTGCGTTCCGCCGTCCACGGTGTTGATGGTGTTGGCGAACGAATACACAGACTCGGTATAGGCGTCGGTGTACTGCAGCGCCACCTCGATCCCGGTCCCATCCACTTCCTTGTCGGCAAACACCACCGGGTGCAGCACCCCGCGGTTGCGGTTGAGGTAGCGCACGAAGGAGGTGATCCCTCCCTCAAAATAGAAGGACATCTCGCGGCCGTCACGCTCGTCGAGCAGATAGATGGTCACGCCGCGGGTGACAAAGGCCATCTCGCGGAAGCGCTGCACCAGGGTCTCAAACCGGTAGTCCGACTCATCCTTGAAGATCTGCCGGTCGAACTTGAAGGTGATTTTGGTCCCGGTCTCGCCCTTGGCCGTATTCCCGATCGCCCTGACCGGGCCCATCGGCGCGCCGCGCTCATAGCGCTGGAAGTGGATCTGCCCATCGCGCCGGACCTCGGCCTCACACCACTCGGACAGGGCATTCACCGCCGAGACACCGACCCCGTGCAGGCCGCCTGAGACCTTGTAGCCGCCTCCGCCAAACTTTCCGCCGGCGTGCAGGACCGTCATCACGATCTCGAGCGCCGGCTTCTTCTTCTCGGGATGCAGGTCAACCGGTATGCCTCGGCCGTTGTCGATCACCGTCACCGAGGTGTCGGCATGGATGACTACGTCGATCCGGTCACACGCCCCCGCCAGCGTTTCGTCAATCGAGTTGTCCACCACTTCGTACACCAGATGGTGCAGGGCCTTGACGTCCGTCCCACCGACGTACATGCCCGGGCGGCGACGCACCGCCTCCAGACCCTCCAGCACCTGGATGTCCTTGGCGGCGTAGCTGCTGACCTTGTCCACGTTCTTCGCCACAGGCAACCCTCACTCTGCTTGAGATCCGCCAACGATCGGCGGCGGAGCACCGACGCGCCGCCCGAGACGCATCGCCGTCATCCAGTCAT is drawn from Anaerolineales bacterium and contains these coding sequences:
- the gyrB gene encoding DNA topoisomerase (ATP-hydrolyzing) subunit B, coding for MDKVSSYAAKDIQVLEGLEAVRRRPGMYVGGTDVKALHHLVYEVVDNSIDETLAGACDRIDVVIHADTSVTVIDNGRGIPVDLHPEKKKPALEIVMTVLHAGGKFGGGGYKVSGGLHGVGVSAVNALSEWCEAEVRRDGQIHFQRYERGAPMGPVRAIGNTAKGETGTKITFKFDRQIFKDESDYRFETLVQRFREMAFVTRGVTIYLLDERDGREMSFYFEGGITSFVRYLNRNRGVLHPVVFADKEVDGTGIEVALQYTDAYTESVYSFANTINTVDGGTHLTGLRAAITRTINDYARKASLLKDADSNFSGDDTREGLTAIVSVKHRDPQFESQTKVKLMNAEAQTQVQQVLGEAFSEFLEQNPKAGKAIVQKCLTSARARDAARKARDLVIRKSALESLTLPGKLADCSERDPNRCELYIVEGDSAGGSAKQGRDRHFQAILPLRGKILNTERARLDKILSNNEVKSLISALGTGIGEGYDLAGLRYGRVIIMTDADVDGSHIRTLLLTFFFRYMPELVENGHLYIAQPPLYRLAYKNKVAYAYSEAERDKVLKGFDGGADKASQQRYKGLGEMNPVQLWETTMDPSKRTLLQVTIEDAAAADRTFDMLMGEAVPPRRRFIQTHARDVRNLDV